A window of Gudongella oleilytica genomic DNA:
CTTCCTCTTCATCTTTTCGCCTCCATCTCATAATGAACGTCTGGTTGCTCCCCTTCGGTTTATACATGTCAATTAATATCTGCCTAAGGGTCTTTGCATCTAGATATCTGGAGATAGTTCCATTTTCAGCGATGGATATTGCACCAGTTTCTTCTGAAACTACGATCGACAGGCTGTCAGACCTTTCAGATATACCAAGAGCAGCTCTATGCCGAGTTCCCAGCTCTTTACTGACTGTAGAGCTGTCGGTCAGCGGCAGGAAGCAAGCAGCAGCCTTTATGATATCGTCCTTTATTATGACAGCTCCATCGTGCAGCGGAGTATTTGGAATAAATATATTTATGAGAAGGTCGCTGCTTACGGTTCCTCCTATCTTTGTTCCGGTCTCTACGACCTCGTTAAGACCTGTTTGCCTTTCCAAAACCATAAGCGCTCCTATTTTTTGTCGCGACAACGAGGCTGTAGCTTCAACTATTTCATCCACAACCCTTGACATGTTTTCTCCCCTTATTTCAATCAGGGATTTCGAGAAAAATCTGCTTCTCCCTATGTACTCAAGTCCTCTCCTGAGCTCAGGCTGGAAGACAATGAGTATCGCCAAAGTTCCCACAGTCATTGCATTGCTAAGTATCCAGTTGATAGTGTACAACTGGAGCCATTCACTTACCTTTGTAAGTACCAGCAATACCCCGATCCCCTTGATCAGCTGTTCAGCCCGGGTCTCCTTAATGAGCGTGAACAGCTTGTAGATGACCAAAGCTACTATGAGGATGTCTACGATATCCCTTATTCTTATGTTTGCAAAAATGTCGGCCAGGTATTGCAATCAAATCACGCCTTTTCTCTGGGATCCTTCAATTCTATTATACATTAGCAGCGCTTCGATTTGTATATATAAATATATCCTACTTTTCAATAATAAGCCTGATCAATTTGATCCCTCGAGAGTATCCATGGTTTCGTCAAGGGATTTCCGGATCCTGAGCGTCGTTTCAGGAGGAAGCTCTAATACAAGCTTTCCTGAGAGCACATCCTCAACAGGAAGCACCCTGTAAGCATACTTGCCGTTTCCTGTACTCCATCTGTATACCCAGGTTGGTATGGGTGCCAGTGGTTCTATCAATACCTCTCCAGTATCCCATTTTTTAACGATCCTGATGGAAACCAGGAGTCCGTCCTCTGTATATGATACACCCATAGTTTCATACCTTTGATTGGACAACAGATTCCCCATGGAATAAACCACTGGTATATCCTTGCCCTCGACGCTTATTGTTTCCATTTCCTGGATGACATGCGGGTGGCTCCCAAGGATCAGGTCAGCGCCATTTTCAGAAAGAAATTCTGCAAGTGAGCGTTGCTCATCTGAAGCATCTCTAAGGTATTCATGGCCCCAGTGGAGATAAACTATGATGACCTCGGCCCCATTCATTCGTGCCTCGGCAATACTCGTTGAGATACTTTCGGCATCGATGAGGTTGACCATATTCTGCAGTTCCTCAGGCGTCAAAAGGCTCTCAAGACCGTTAAGACCAAAGGTATAGGACAAAATTCCTATCTTGACTCCCTTGACCTCTTTTATTATATAGTCCCGCTTTTCTCCCCTGCTTGTTCCAATATATTCCAGCTGTCTTTTTTCAAGCTCCTCTATGGTCCTAATGATCCCATCTCTTCCCATGTCGGCAGAATGATTGTTTGCCGTCACGAGAATATCAAAACCCGCTTCCTTGATTCCATCCAGAACCTC
This region includes:
- the cdaA gene encoding diadenylate cyclase CdaA, with protein sequence MQYLADIFANIRIRDIVDILIVALVIYKLFTLIKETRAEQLIKGIGVLLVLTKVSEWLQLYTINWILSNAMTVGTLAILIVFQPELRRGLEYIGRSRFFSKSLIEIRGENMSRVVDEIVEATASLSRQKIGALMVLERQTGLNEVVETGTKIGGTVSSDLLINIFIPNTPLHDGAVIIKDDIIKAAACFLPLTDSSTVSKELGTRHRAALGISERSDSLSIVVSEETGAISIAENGTISRYLDAKTLRQILIDMYKPKGSNQTFIMRWRRKDEEEE
- a CDS encoding CapA family protein — its product is MKKLSFLIAAVLLFAGIFILGEVVTARINGVVPVENENVIPIVDAPATDLPLPEEPVPVPEDTIVTLIAAGDIMFHNPQVVSAKAEDGSYDFSAPFQYLRGHLQGVDLAIANLETVIAGEGETLRGYPRFRSPKEVLDGIKEAGFDILVTANNHSADMGRDGIIRTIEELEKRQLEYIGTSRGEKRDYIIKEVKGVKIGILSYTFGLNGLESLLTPEELQNMVNLIDAESISTSIAEARMNGAEVIIVYLHWGHEYLRDASDEQRSLAEFLSENGADLILGSHPHVIQEMETISVEGKDIPVVYSMGNLLSNQRYETMGVSYTEDGLLVSIRIVKKWDTGEVLIEPLAPIPTWVYRWSTGNGKYAYRVLPVEDVLSGKLVLELPPETTLRIRKSLDETMDTLEGSN